aatccaatcaaatgtcatttattaaattagaatccaatccgatttcttaattgaatgctaatttttttttatatctgattttttttaattaatttgatcGAATATTCGATTCAAGCCCCCAAATTATCGAAAATATCCAAATAACTTTTCACAGCATTATTAAACTTCCCAatgaaaaaagttttcaaaaactgaAAGCTGTACCGGGTTTGCTTACCTCATACTCTTGAAATCATGGATTTGATGTGGCATGTTTTGCTGACGTGATGTGGCAATAGATTTATTGTACAGGTTTATCAAACTAATGATACTTGAAGTTTTTATTTCAcctttttatattgaaaaaaggTAAGATTtaagattgaaaaggaaaatctgatctaaaatctaaggttttcaaatcttgaaaatttgagaCGCACGGGTTACAATAAGTTCAAATCGATATGGAAAAACGCAATGTATTAGAAGTCAAATCAAAATCGGATTGGCCACAGTAGAAATTGAGGAAATCTCAAAATCAGACACGAACCACTCGCAAATCTAGCGTAATACAAAAGGAATCAGATTACCAGTTGGTTTTGGAGTCCAAGATAGTGTTTCTCCATGACACAAAGACCAAAAGGATAAGAAAGCAAACGATATCCTTGGGAATCGACGAACGTGACGAACCTtgcctcttttcttcttccaatgCAACTTGGTGGCCGTCACTACTCCACCATCAAAAGCGCACAAACAGGGAATTCCAGCGAGTAAAAAAATGCGAGTAAAAAAATGACTGtcaaaaatggaaagagaagaaagaaaagtgcGGAATAATGGAAGCTGAAGAATAATGGTGCCATCCTGGACAAGCACGAGGACAGTTTCAGCAAGTCTTGCTTCATAACGCGTCCCTTAAAATCACGAATCCTCTCCCCATCTCCCTCTTCCAAATCTGAGGAGTCCCCAGAACCTCATTCAgctttcttcatcttttctgcTAGACATCAAGTCTTCACATTTCTAGATCTCCGAGTCTGAACAGTCTACCACTACCGTCATCTCCCTCATTGTCGTCATAACCCCACCACTGCACTACCACCATACTTTAGattattgctctctctctctttcactcgtACCTCTGTGAAAGAAAAGGTGATTTGACTCCATCGTCCGTCTGATTCTGTTAATTTCTGATCATTTTAATGGGTGCCCAAGACGGTGGTTGCATTCTTGTAACGGGTGGGGCTGGTTTCATCGGCACGCACACGGTGCTGCAGCTGTTGAAGGAAGGATTCAAGGTCGTCATCATAGACAATCTTGACAATTCAGTGGAGGAGGGCGTCGAGAGGGTGAAGGATCTTGCCGGCCCCGAGCTTGCTGGGAACCTGACCTTTATTCTGGTACATTGCCCAGACTTAATTTATGTTGTTTGCCTTTTTGGGTCTGTCCTCTCGTTTTTCTAGGTGTTGAGTTTGTGGCTTTTCTGCTCCTGCATTTGCTCTTGTTTGTCGGTGTGTTTATCTTGAATTGCGCTTGGGTGCACCCAATTGTGGCTAGATCTGATAAATTGAGGTATCCTGTTCTGATCCACaaggaaaaatttcaaactttatcCCATTCTTCTGGATAAGTATGTCCATTCCGCTGAAGTCCATCTGTAGATGTGAGCTTGTGTCATCTATTTGTCTTCACGGATGTATGAATTTGAGAAATTGCTTTCAGAAGGAGGTTGCATCAATAACTGTCGAGAAAGCTTATGGTTAGAAGTTGACATGGGTCTCCATTATTGTTATTTCAGGGAGATCTGCGGAATAAGGAGGATTTAGAGAACGTATTTAATGGAAGAAGGTCAGTTACTTGATTAAATGTGTTATCTTGCATTTCTACTTGGTTCGCTACAATGATTTTTTTAGAGGTTCTGTATCCTGTAACTTCTGTCGTTTTTTGAATTTATGCTGGGTTATGCGCTGaaaatttatcattttattGTGCTCTTCTTTTCTCCTTGATCTGTCTGATGTTCATTTAAATCAGATGTGCCTAAAAATAGCGCGTGCTGTTAagccaatttttctttttatttatgttcAATTGACTAAAGTGCGCCATCTGAAACTCTGTGATtgttgataaagaaaaataaatgtaatCATCGTGCTTTTTTTCATCTAATAGTTCTATTTGGATTTCCACCGACAGATTTGATGCAGTGATCCATTTTGCTGGCTTGAAGGCTGTGGCGGAGAGCGTTGCAAAGCCTTTTCTTTACTACCACAACAACATTGTCGGCACCTTGAACTTGTTTGAGTTCATGGAAAAATATGGCTGTAAAAAGGTTATGTTTGTCTACTTGATTGCTTATTTGTGGTTATAGAGAAAGATTTTATGTCCTTTTCGGTAGATTCCAAGGGCATAACATAACAGAAATGtcaatcttttatatatttgtgaATGTGCTCAAGTAATCAACACCAGATTGTCTTCAAGATTTATTCTCAGGGTTTTCTCCATGGCTGCATTCTTGAAACCTTGGTTGGTTGGTGTaggcatttttattttctgatgcAGAAACGTCCATGTCAGTTAGTCCTGTTCCATAGCTAAAAATTCTATACTGCTATACAGAAGGATCCCACTGGGCATATTTGAGGGAGTGAGTGTCAAGCCTTTGGTTGATTGATCCCATGTAGTGCGAATATGTACTTCAAAGGGGAACTACTTCATAACATGTGAATGTCAAAAAATTTAGCTTTTCTCTTCTATGCAAAgcattcaaaattttgttttgtattctGTTTGAGGCATTTATAGATTAGGCTgcacatgtgcatgtgtgcatgtgcaACACAGACACATACTCATGCGATTCTTTGGTAGTGGTTGTATTCTTTTCGTTCTCTGATCTTGCCAAATTGCTTATGTCGTGATAAATTGACCATTTCAGTTGCACCAGCAtacatttttttagaaagaaCTATGACACTCCCTTCATTTCTAAATCTTGATAAGCATGTGTCCATGTGCCTGTGTGACAATTCATCACATGTGGTGGAAGCACACAACTATTTTAGAtcctttatgttttatatttACTGCCACAGTTGTTCTCTTCTTTATTACTTATGATATGCCTAAAAGGTTATATCAATGGGCTTCATAACGACCACAAGGGCTTGGACTTCAAGATGCTCATGGAGTGAAGAAAGTGCCTCGATATTTGCTTCGAGTTTCTGCtttgttcatgtttttattgtttccaaaatccaaatgcTTTCCCTTTTTCAAGGAGAtagtatgttatttttcttttcataaaggGGGAAATCATTTGTGATAGATCCGAGTTAGGATATTAACCAGTCCTAATGTGTCATGCATCCATTATCATTCTATTTGATGAAGCAGAGAGATTGATAGAAGTGTCCGTGTCTAAATACATAGGATGAATATTTTGGCAAtcatttttctccatcttttatGTTAGTGCTTTATCTATTTCCCATATGTTTACCCTGTTTAATCTATGTGAAtgctaatatttttattttgttttgtttagatggtattctcttcttcttctacagtTTATGGCCAACCAGAAAAAATTCCTTGTGTTGAAGATTTTCATTTGACAGCACTGAATCCATATGGACGTACTAAGGtacatacatgtgtgtgtgtgtatgtatgcatgtgctTTATCCAGCTGTTGTGTTGTCAAGAAAGTATTGATGATTGCTTTCTTAGTCTGACGTTGGTCATGCTTACAGAATCCAATGTTTTCTGATTTGCAACTCAGCTTTTCGTTGAAGATATTGCCCGAGACATTCAGAAGGCTGATCCAGAATGGAAAATGATCTTCCTACGGTATTTCAACCCAGTTGGAGCACACGAAAGTGGTCGCATTGGTGAAGATCCCAAGGGCATACCTAACAATCTTATGCCTTATATCCAGCAAGTGGCAGTTGGGAGATTGCCTGAGCTGAATGTATATGGTGTTGATTATCCTACACAAGATGGAAGTGCGGTATACTTTtaagccttttcttttttgtctcaATGCAACAGTTTTTCATGTATATGGCTATCTTCTAAACGTTCCACATGTGGGcaacttttgttttattctGAATGCCTATGTACagtaaagttcagtttctcttTCCTTGTTTATTTCCtgcatctctttttatttctcatgtCAGTAGTAATCTTCTAATAAATCTCCGTGATCATGAATGGCAGATTAGAGATTATATCCATGTGATGGACTTGGCTGATGGTCATATATGTGCACTTCAGAGGTTGCTCACCCCAGAATTTAAtggtctctgtctctctctttccccatCCTCTTCCCTGTGaaataaatagacaaacaaataaattaataaaataaaagaaatcctCAGTTCCTTCCCCAACAGCAAATGCACATTAAGCACCagtgcttcttttctttgttacaTGTACTTATGCAGTAACTATGCTTCTGCTTTtacaagcaattcttcaagttGAATCACATAATCTGAAGGGAGATGCTTACAAACATTTAAACAACTTAACCATGTTGATTGAGCAACCAATTGAAAACTTATAACTTTATGCTCAACTTGTTTTTTCTATAGATGCAGGAATTGGAAGTGGCGAAAGAGCATACAAATTGAATTAAGAAGCAGTAATGTCATATTGTTATATGATCTATGAATACAAGACAGCATCAAGAGCAACAAGTAGGTTCTAAGAAACATTGATAAAGGAAGCAAAAGGGTTGAGATATAATAAACTTATGGCCAACATAAGTTACATGAGTTGAGATTCATATGGCTGGGAATTCAGCCAATATTTGGAAATTGAGACTGCCAACCAATTCTGACTACTTTGTTCTTAAAAGTTGACCTTAATACTTGCTCTAAGCCTTTCTGCCAATTATGGTTAAAATGTTCAGTTACAAAATGGAGACATTTTGATGAATCATTTTGAGGCGCTGCATTTACATAAATGCCATATATGCGTCTGAGTtattgtgtgtgtttttttttttcattgtccaGGTTGTACAGCCTACAATTTGGGGACTGGGTGTGGAACATCTGTGCTTGAAATGGTTGCCGCATTTGAGAAGGCTTCTGGCAAGGTACAACTTTCCTCTCAGCATCTGTGAACTTAGTTATACATGCTTTTATGGGTGACATGTTCTTCTACATGATCAGAAAATACCTGTCAAGTTGTGCCCCAGACGACCAGGCGATGCTACAGCCGTGTATGCCTCTACAGATAAGGCCTTAAGGGAACTTGGCTGGAAgtaagttttccttttttatcctGCCCAATCTGTAATAAGCACGCCTTTGTTCATGCCTTCAATTGATATGCAAACCATGGACCAACACGCACTCATCCAACTGCAATTTTTGTTTACtgtgtttcttttctcttcGGAGCTTACATGCTTATATCCATGGTGCCATCTGCAGAGCCAAGTATGGCCTAGCTGAAATGTGCAGAGACCAGTGGAATTGGGCCAGGAACAACCCATTTGGGTATCATACACATCCTTAAGCACCTCACGCTTCTGAGAATCTATTACAGTTCCTGTTACAGCATTTGGTATTCTTCCTAATTTATTTCTAAGGATGGAGTTGTAAAGAGGAAGTATCATTGCATTATTAGGGCAAATGTGATTGATATCCCCATAGTGAGTCTTTTATTAATTATATTGCAGACAAATTGATCCATTTTTTGTCAGAAGGAATAGAAGTGCATACAACTTGATCCATTTTTCCGACTATGTAGAATTATTTGTGAGAACTGCCATATAAATGAAGTCAATATTCTACGAAATTCTGCCACCAAAGTGGTAAATGAAGTTGTGATCTTATCTTGTTACATGAGCAACTGTCTAGATGACCTTCAAACTGTTTTGAGAATTCAATGTTGGAGATGCATCTTTTCTCAATATGCTGCTGGGATCTACACACTATATTTGCATCTGACTCAATTACAGAAGATGCATTACATTTGAGCGACATTTTTTGGTCACAAGTGCTTTGGCTTTCATTGAGAGATCATGGGTGTCAAATCATAAGATTTGTCTATGAATCGAGCTTACTTCCTCCCAAAATAAAATATAGCATTCACCAACAAATCCATTGTTCCATTAAATTCAAGAGTTCTTCTGTTTTCTTGAAACTGTCAGCAAGACTGATGAAGCATAATTTGTTGACCACATTAATTTCaattttgctttttcctttctatGGTTGCCTGCCAGTTCATATTGTAAAAACGTGAGTGCCTCTGTGTCCATTTCTCGAGGACCCACCTAAAAGTGCATGGTGGTGCTCATGATGGTGATTGCTCAGAAATCCATGACTTTAACCATGTGCTTTGACAGAACATATGAGAAAAAGAGATCTAATCACAATCTCTTGGAATAGCTTTGATAGAATACCTTATTTTTTCCAAGGGCCCGCATgcttaagccaaaatttgtagGTGAAGTATATTTCTGAAAGACGGTATCCAGATTTGCAATTTTTGGTGTTTGGTTACAGAAAAATCGAAAAAGGACTCTAAACTAGTTATCTTTGTATGTGCAATTAGCTTCATGAAAACGAAATTTGCTCCTCGATGCGTTGAACCGGACTAAGTTTCGATTATCTGTCATTGTCTTCCATCGTAAATTCAAAAGTTGGCATAAAAGGGTGTCTGATAGCAGGAAAAAATTTGTGGATGTACTGATagcatgataaaaaaagaaaaccattgtGGTGATATTTATGTTATCTACAGCGCTCCTCTCcaccattaaaaaaaagaaagagagagaaagccgaaaacaaaagaaaaagaataaaactcTTCATGCTGATGTTCCCCACTTAAGTTTTGAGCCATAATAGTTCGAGTTACATAGAGGGTTTGTTTATCGTGCTGAATTTTTCACTTTCAAATCGAATCTGATAAGTGGGCTCGATATAAAATTCGGATTTGATTTGTAGTTTGGATGTCAGGTAACATCAATTGTTCAGATACCTTTCAGTATTTTGGGTGAGTGAGAGGATCATCCTACCGCTCGAAGTGAGGCCCGAAGGCCTCCCCATTCTCTCTGCTTTCGGGGTCTTGAGCTACGTCGGTGTCAGTGATAGAGCGGTATGCGCcctaccaccttaagacacaTGAGTATAGCGtccacgggaatcgaactagagacctgccttataCAGATTCCAAATGTAAATTCACTTTAAAATTGGGGTTCGCGTAGTGATTACATATGAATGTGGTGTAGGATCCTCTTACCAAATCTGACGGATATCCAATTAGGATGGACACCTTCACATTAAAATGCAATAACAATTCATGGGACATTCAATTTTAGTGTGAAATTTGGTACTCTTTTTTATATGATAttcaaaattagatccaaacccAGATCTTCCTTTCACTTTCTCCCCTGGATTTACTCCCTATCTCACGGTACACTGATCTGATTAGACAGTGCAATCAGAAAATTCAAACTGATAGAAAAGTGGGACAATACAAATGGCTGAAAATTGAGACAGAATCTGGTGTCTGATTTAAACTCGTTCAGATCTGATTATAAATGAGATATAAATTTGGTAAACAAATCTCTAGTCACGTTCCGAGGTgtgtagcatagttggttgATTTTGAGAAACGATGATACATTTTAATTAGACTTTTGTAACTAATATATACTAAACTTGAGTTGAAGAGTATATCGTATAACCACCGGAGTTGGGGAAGGGCGATGAATGCTTCTAACCCTTTTAACCCATGGGCGAAAGTATCAAGGAATCATTGTAAATGGGGATAAATATCCGAGAGATTGGAGAGACGGTTGACCTTCACGATTGcattctttctccctttccaAGGGAAGCCGACGATGGAGAAGAAAAGGGGGGCCAcgaaaggagaaggagaaggagaaggaaaagacgAGCCATGGCAGTCGAAGCCCAGAAACTTCCTCAAGCGTCTGGCCGCCAGCGAAGGCTTGCCGGAGGGTTGCCAGGACAGGCAGTCGCTTCCCGACCTAATCAAGGGCATCCTGAAAGTTGAGCGCGTCGAATCCGGCAGAGTCTCCTGCAGTT
This window of the Nymphaea colorata isolate Beijing-Zhang1983 chromosome 2, ASM883128v2, whole genome shotgun sequence genome carries:
- the LOC116247793 gene encoding bifunctional UDP-glucose 4-epimerase and UDP-xylose 4-epimerase 1-like isoform X2 produces the protein MGAQDGGCILVTGGAGFIGTHTVLQLLKEGFKVVIIDNLDNSVEEGVERVKDLAGPELAGNLTFILGDLRNKEDLENVFNGRRFDAVIHFAGLKAVAESVAKPFLYYHNNIVGTLNLFEFMEKYGCKKMVFSSSSTVYGQPEKIPCVEDFHLTALNPYGRTKLFVEDIARDIQKADPEWKMIFLRYFNPVGAHESGRIGEDPKGIPNNLMPYIQQVAVGRLPELNVYGVDYPTQDGSAVVQPTIWGLGVEHLCLKWLPHLRRLLARKYLSSCAPDDQAMLQPCMPLQIRP
- the LOC116247793 gene encoding bifunctional UDP-glucose 4-epimerase and UDP-xylose 4-epimerase 1-like isoform X1 — its product is MGAQDGGCILVTGGAGFIGTHTVLQLLKEGFKVVIIDNLDNSVEEGVERVKDLAGPELAGNLTFILGDLRNKEDLENVFNGRRFDAVIHFAGLKAVAESVAKPFLYYHNNIVGTLNLFEFMEKYGCKKMVFSSSSTVYGQPEKIPCVEDFHLTALNPYGRTKLFVEDIARDIQKADPEWKMIFLRYFNPVGAHESGRIGEDPKGIPNNLMPYIQQVAVGRLPELNVYGVDYPTQDGSAIRDYIHVMDLADGHICALQRLLTPEFNGCTAYNLGTGCGTSVLEMVAAFEKASGKKIPVKLCPRRPGDATAVYASTDKALRELGWKAKYGLAEMCRDQWNWARNNPFGYHTHP